The genomic region CCGTTGCTGACCTAGGAACTGCCGATGAAGTAGAAGTTTATGATGATGCTTCGCTAACTACAGCTCTTGATCCTACAACTGCTTTAACCAACGGTACATATTACGCTGCGGCAACTAATGGTTCTTGTATTTCAGATGCTACTCCTTTTGAAGTAACTATTACCCCTGCAGTAACACCTGAAGCTGGTGACGATATGGACATCACTTCATGTACTACTGAAACTATAGAACTTACCGATTATCTAAGTGACGATGCATTATTAACCGGTGAATTCTCTGGTGACGGTGTTACCGGAACATCTTTTTCTGTAACTACAGCTGGAACATATACCGTAACTTATACTGTAAATACCAGTAATAGTTGTGTAACGGCAGGAACTTCTGACTCGGCTACTTTTACCATCACTGTAAACGCTCCAGCGGATGCTAATGCAGGAGATGACATGGCTTTCGATGCTTGTGTAAACGAGTCTATCGACCTTTCGGCTTATCTTTCTGATGATGCTATCACTTCGGGTGAGTTCACAGGAGATATGGTGACTGATGGAATGTTCATGGCTACTGCTGCTGGAACATATACCGTAACTTATACTGTAGACGAAAATGATTCTTGTGTAAATGCAGGAACTTCAGACTCGGCTACCTTTACCATCACTGTTAACACTCCAGCTGATGCTAATGCAGGAGATGACATGGCTTTCGATGTTTGTACAAATGAAACTATTGATCTTCTTTCTTATTTAAGTGCTGATGCTAATGATTCGGGAGAATTTACTGGTAACGGTGTGACTGGAACTTCTTTCACTGCTACCACTGCTGGAACTTATACGGTAACTTATACTGTAGATGATCAAGACAACTGTATTACTTCAGGAACTTCAGATTCTGCTACCTTCACGATCACAGTAAACAATCCTGCCGATGCTAATGCAGGTGAAGATGCTGAAATTACAGCTTGTCTTAATGAAAATATAGATCTTGATGCATATCTCTCTGATGATGCAAGCACTTCTGGTGAATTCACAGGCGACATGGTTACAGATGGTATGTTCATGGCAACTGCTGCTGGAACGTATACCGTAACGTATACCGTAGACGAAAATGATACTTGTGTGAATGCAGGAACTTCTGACTCCGCCACCTTTACTATCACAGTAAATACTCCTGCCGATGCTAATGCAGGTGAAGATGCTGAAATTACAGCTTGTGTTAATGAAAATATCGACCTTACCGAATTTATAAGTGCTGATGCTAATGATTCGGGAGAATTTACTGGAGAAGGTGTTTCTGGAACTTCTTTCACTGCTGCAACTGCGGGAACTTACACGGTAACTTATTCAGTTGATGATCAAGACTACTGTGTTACTCCAGGAACTTCCGATACTGCTACTTTCACTATTAATGTAAACGAGCCGTCTGAAGCTGAAGCTGGTGACGATGCTGCTTTCACATTGTGTGCGGGAGAAAGTGTTGACCTATTTACATACTTAAGTGATGATGCTATTAATTCTGGTGAATTTACAGGAGAAATGGTATCAAATGGTATGTTTACATCAACTGAGGATGGAACATTTACAATTACATATACCGTAAACGAAGATGACACTTGTGTTACTGCCGGAACTTCAGATACAGCTACTTTCACAATTACTGTAAATGCTAATGCTAATGCAGGTGCAGATGCTTCTGAAAATGTTTGTGTAGCAGACACTACAATAGATTTAGATACATTCTTGATAGGAGCAGACGACAACGGTACCTTCTCAATGGGTGGAACTGACTTAACCGATACTAATTTTGATATTAGCACTGTTGGAGTATATGAATTCACTTATACAGTAAGTAATAATTGTGGGACAGATTCATCCAGTTTAACGATTACTGTAAATGAGATTCCTAACGCTCCTTCAGTGACAGATGCTGTATTTTGCGCTATTGAAGGGAATACCTTAGCTGACCTAAACATTACTGGTAATAACCTCACATTCTATTCAACTGCGGATGCCGATCCAGCTAATATGTTAGACGCTACAAATACCCTGGCTACTGGAACTTACTATGCAACTCAAACCAATGCCGCAGGATGTGAATCAGTAACTGCTGCAATTAATGTAACAGTTAACGATCCAGGAACTCCAACTATCGCTGCTAGTGAATTCGAAATTTGTGAGTACGACGAAAGAACTGTCGCTTATTTAACTGATGGAATTACAAGTGGTGGAGATATCACATGGTACGATGCTGCTGAAGGTGGAAGTGCGATTAGTGAAAGCGCGCTATTGGTAGACGGCATGACATACTATGCTAGTGAATACAATAGCACTACAGGTTGTGAGAGTGCTGTAAGATTAGCTTACACTGTAAACTTTACAGACTGTACAATTAGATTCCAGGAAGGTATTTCTCCAAATGGTGATGGTCTAAACGACACTTTCGATATCCAATATCTAGAAGATGAATATCCAAATTACGAGATAGAAATCTATAACAGATGGGGTAATATGGTTTACAAAGGAAATGCTAGTACTCCAAACTGGGATGGTACGCCAACTGAATCTTCTCTTGGAGATGATGTACTACCTGTGGGAGTATACTTCTACGTGATTGAATTTAATGACGGATCAACTCCTGCTAGACAAGGAAAAGTATACTTAAGCAGATAATCAGGATAAACACTAGAAAGAAATGAAAAATACAATCACAAAATATCTAATATTTATAGGCATTATCCTTTTTTCTATAAAAGGTATGTCTCAACAAGATCCAGTATTCACACAATACATGTATAACATGAGCGTAGTAAACCCTGCATATGCGACAGATGATCCTGGGATGTTAAATCTTGGGGGAATATATAGAGCTCAGTGGGTAAATGTTGACGGTGCACCTCGCACCGCCAACTTCTTCGCTCACACTCCAATTAGTGAACGAATTGAACTTGGTTTAACAGTAGTTAATGACGAAGTTGGAGATTGGATTAAAGAGAATAACATCACTGCAGATTTCGCTTATGTATTACCATTAAGCCAAAACAGTAAATTATCTCTTGGTGCTAAAGCAGGGGTTACAACCTTCGATTCTAACACAAACGGAATTAATCTTAACCATCCAATAGATGCCGCTTTTGAAAATTACAGTGAAGCATTTCCTGTATTTGGTGTTGGTGCATTCTGGTTTAGTGACAACTATTATTTAGGTGTTTCTGCTCCTAACCTATTCACTGCTACTCACCTTGAAAATTCACAAGGTATTCAGGGAATTGGCGAAGAAGAAATTCACTATTATATTACTGGGGGTTACGTATTTGATCTTAGTCAAAATGTGAAATTAAAACCAGCATTTATGGCTAGAGGGGTACAAGACTCTCCTTTATCTGTAGATGTAACAGCAAATGTTCTTTTATACAATCGCTTAGAAGCTGGTCTTGGATATAGATTCGACGAATCTGTAACAGGATTAGTGAACTTTAAGATCACTCCTCAACTTCGTGTAGGATATGCTTACGATTATACTACTACGAATTTTGGGGACTACAACGACGGTACTCATGAAATCATGGTATTGTTCGATATAGATTTATTCGGTTTAAACAAAGGATACGACAAGTCTCCTAGATTCTTCTAAAAAAGATTAATATGAAAAACATTTATAGCACATTAATAATACTTCTTGTAAGCATCGCAGCTTTCGGTCAAAAGGCCGAAATTAGGAAAGCAGACAAGCTTTTTGCTCAGCGTGCTTATGTAGATGCTGCCTCGACCTACGAAGGTGTGGTAGATAAGAACCAGGAAGTTCTTCAGAATCTTGGAGACGCCTATTTCTACACAAATCAAATGCAAAACGCAGCTGAAGTTTATGGAACTTTATTCTCCAGATATGAAGCTACAGTAGAGCCAGAATACGAATTTAGATATGCTCATTCTCTTCGTGCTACAGGCCAGGATGATGAAGCAGATAAATATTTCGCTTCTTATTACGATAAAGATGTAGATATTACTGAATTTGAAGAAAGCATTGTAGACTCTAGCAACCTTTACATCTACGAGCCAGAAATGCTTCCAGCTGAAAATGCTGCATCTTCAGATTTTGGAATCTCTTATTTTGGTGAAGACAAAATCACTTTTGCTTCAACAAGAAATACTGCTCGTCCTATCTATCCTTGGAACAAAAAACCTGCATTAGATCTATATACAGGTGAAATTTCTGAAGAAGGTGAGATCAGTAACATTGTTCTTTTCTCAGACGCTATTAATACGGACGAGCACGAAAGTTCTGCTGTATTTAACGAAGAAGGAACTGTTATGTATTTTGATAGAACTAATGAAAAGCGTTTTAAAACTGAAGAAGGCCTAAGAGTAGCTAACATCAGAATTTATAGAGCTGAACTAGTTGGTGAAGAATGGACCAATGTTGAAGCACTTCCTTTTACAAGCGAAGAGTTTTCTACAGAGCACCCCGCACTTAGCCCAGATGGTTCTACACTTTTCTTTGCTAGTGATATGCCAGGAGGACAAGGTTCTTTCGACCTTTACAAAGTGGCTATCAACGAAGATGGAACTTATGGAACTCCAGAGAACTTAGGGCCTGGAATTAACACTGAGCATAGAGAGCAGTTTCCTTTTGTAAGTGAAGACAACATTCTTTACTTCGCTTCAGATGGTCACCTAGGATTTGGTAATTTAGACGTTTACAAATCTGAAGGAAATTATACTGAAGCTGAAAACTTAGGAAGCTCTGTAAATAGTGCTTATGACGATTTCGCTTTCATCATTAACGAAGGTGAGAAAAAAGGTTTCCTAACTTCTAACAGAAGTGGTAACGATAATCTTTATTCTTTCACAAGAACTAAGTACGTTAAGAAAACAAGACAAATTGATATTCCTCACGAAAATAGAATTTACTTCGAATTCGATAAATCTAAAGTAACTGAAGAATATCAGGAAGTTCTTGATAAAGTAATCGACATCCTTAAAGGTAGCGACGCAACAGAGATCAAAATTGCTTCTCATGCTGATGCCAGAGGTACTGAAGAGTACAACCTTAAATTGTCACAAAGAAGAGCCGATGCTACCAAAGAATACTTAGTAGCTAAAGGAATTTCTTCTGAAAATATTACGACTAAAGGTTACGGTGAATCTCAACCGGTAAACGATTGTACTGAAGAGAGAGGATGTACTGAAGCTGAATATGCTAAAAACCGTAGAAGTGTAATTACATTTACTACAATGGAAGTTGTAGAAGATTAATTGCATCTCTAAGAATAAATTAAAAGCTCCGGTAATCCCGGAGCTTTTTTTATTTACAGACTTTTCGTAAATTACGTAGTACTTCCCTACTATACATCAAAGCATCAGTTATGAAAAGACTTCTAGTATTTCTAATTATTACGATTTTCAATTTAAATACCATTATCGCCCAGGATTTCTACAAAATTCAAT from Zunongwangia profunda SM-A87 harbors:
- a CDS encoding OmpA family protein, producing the protein MKNIYSTLIILLVSIAAFGQKAEIRKADKLFAQRAYVDAASTYEGVVDKNQEVLQNLGDAYFYTNQMQNAAEVYGTLFSRYEATVEPEYEFRYAHSLRATGQDDEADKYFASYYDKDVDITEFEESIVDSSNLYIYEPEMLPAENAASSDFGISYFGEDKITFASTRNTARPIYPWNKKPALDLYTGEISEEGEISNIVLFSDAINTDEHESSAVFNEEGTVMYFDRTNEKRFKTEEGLRVANIRIYRAELVGEEWTNVEALPFTSEEFSTEHPALSPDGSTLFFASDMPGGQGSFDLYKVAINEDGTYGTPENLGPGINTEHREQFPFVSEDNILYFASDGHLGFGNLDVYKSEGNYTEAENLGSSVNSAYDDFAFIINEGEKKGFLTSNRSGNDNLYSFTRTKYVKKTRQIDIPHENRIYFEFDKSKVTEEYQEVLDKVIDILKGSDATEIKIASHADARGTEEYNLKLSQRRADATKEYLVAKGISSENITTKGYGESQPVNDCTEERGCTEAEYAKNRRSVITFTTMEVVED
- a CDS encoding PorP/SprF family type IX secretion system membrane protein, with the protein product MKNTITKYLIFIGIILFSIKGMSQQDPVFTQYMYNMSVVNPAYATDDPGMLNLGGIYRAQWVNVDGAPRTANFFAHTPISERIELGLTVVNDEVGDWIKENNITADFAYVLPLSQNSKLSLGAKAGVTTFDSNTNGINLNHPIDAAFENYSEAFPVFGVGAFWFSDNYYLGVSAPNLFTATHLENSQGIQGIGEEEIHYYITGGYVFDLSQNVKLKPAFMARGVQDSPLSVDVTANVLLYNRLEAGLGYRFDESVTGLVNFKITPQLRVGYAYDYTTTNFGDYNDGTHEIMVLFDIDLFGLNKGYDKSPRFF
- a CDS encoding gliding motility-associated C-terminal domain-containing protein, producing the protein MSFVLFMGGLSMYGQTGCPTTANTPSNQSFCYLQTVGDINTDGTTIYRTETSTTPIPTNELLENTVYYVGNADGNCTTRIEVTVNVDSSPAPVSGYGTTFSPALGSPADSYNVDDLIATLQEDNPGDNLVVFAQQYAETPLSGTTELIAENSYFVGIDNGGCPSARLAMRYDPIVAAAPTGDAAQTFCAGATVGDLEAQGTSENTQAIRWYSTATSNPNLDDTVELVDGETYYATQIINNVDSPLPPTESEDRLEVTVTVIAPVNAGDDNSAALCSNDAVLDLSTLLSTDADTDGTFTLEGTNLNGQFDPANYAAGTYTVTYAVEDDCTADEATFTITLTDQPEAPIVADQEFCETENPTVGDLVVDAGVLIYDNASLTTALDPSTALVTGTYYAVATSGPCSSVSTEFEVTVSEQPDAPVIADQEFCEIDNATVADLGTADEVEVYDDASLTTALDPTTALTNGTYYAAATNGSCISDATPFEVTITPAVTPEAGDDMDITSCTTETIELTDYLSDDALLTGEFSGDGVTGTSFSVTTAGTYTVTYTVNTSNSCVTAGTSDSATFTITVNAPADANAGDDMAFDACVNESIDLSAYLSDDAITSGEFTGDMVTDGMFMATAAGTYTVTYTVDENDSCVNAGTSDSATFTITVNTPADANAGDDMAFDVCTNETIDLLSYLSADANDSGEFTGNGVTGTSFTATTAGTYTVTYTVDDQDNCITSGTSDSATFTITVNNPADANAGEDAEITACLNENIDLDAYLSDDASTSGEFTGDMVTDGMFMATAAGTYTVTYTVDENDTCVNAGTSDSATFTITVNTPADANAGEDAEITACVNENIDLTEFISADANDSGEFTGEGVSGTSFTAATAGTYTVTYSVDDQDYCVTPGTSDTATFTINVNEPSEAEAGDDAAFTLCAGESVDLFTYLSDDAINSGEFTGEMVSNGMFTSTEDGTFTITYTVNEDDTCVTAGTSDTATFTITVNANANAGADASENVCVADTTIDLDTFLIGADDNGTFSMGGTDLTDTNFDISTVGVYEFTYTVSNNCGTDSSSLTITVNEIPNAPSVTDAVFCAIEGNTLADLNITGNNLTFYSTADADPANMLDATNTLATGTYYATQTNAAGCESVTAAINVTVNDPGTPTIAASEFEICEYDERTVAYLTDGITSGGDITWYDAAEGGSAISESALLVDGMTYYASEYNSTTGCESAVRLAYTVNFTDCTIRFQEGISPNGDGLNDTFDIQYLEDEYPNYEIEIYNRWGNMVYKGNASTPNWDGTPTESSLGDDVLPVGVYFYVIEFNDGSTPARQGKVYLSR